The stretch of DNA CCCTCTGCTGGCTACTCAAGGTAATTACAATTTATTGGTAaacatgggaaaagaaaacacaaaaatgaaatcagTTGTTTCAAGATGGTCAGATAGGGTAATTGATTTTCTATCCCAATTATAAAAACCATATTTGGAGAAaacatactgctatattttactttatcatctttaaaatgcACAAGTAATTCAGATACATTTACATAGAGTTTTTATCAGTGATAAGTCACAAACTCTCAaggtaaattttctttttactctttgaTCTAATGCAGTAGTAGCAAGAATTAAGTTTACTGttcacaaaaacaaagaaaaagaacataactAACAAAAACAAACTTGTAAACCTCCAGAAAAAAGTATCTTCTGTagagttgctaagtcactttagtcgtgtctgactctgtgcaaccccatagatggcagcccaccaggctcccccatccctgggcttctccatgcaataatactggagtggattgccatttccttctccagtgtatgaaagtgaaaagtcaaagtgaagtcactcagtcgtatccgactcttagcgacctcatggactgcagcctaccaggctcctccgtccatgggattctccaggcaagagtactggagtggggtgccattgccttctccattctgtaGAGTAGGCAGTATTATGCCTTATGTTATCTACCTCAGGGCTTTCAAGTACCTCAGGTGAAACATACATAGAGATGAAGAGTGCAACACAAATCATTTTCAAATAGCagtgctggggacttccctggtggtccagtggttaagaatccactggccaatgcaggagactagggtttgatcctgggttgggaagatcccctggagaaggaaatggcaacacactccagtgttcttgctgggaaatctcatggacagaggagcctggcgggctgcagtccttggggtcgaaaagagctggagaCAGcttagccactgagcacacacgcacggggagctaaggtcccacatgccacgggcaactaagcccgagtgctGCAACAGAGTCCCTCCACCGCAAGGAGAGACCCCCTGTGCAGCAGCTAAGACCGGACGCAACCACAAAACACAGCGGTGCCACTCACTGTTATACTGGAATGAGCAGTGCTGGACTACGCTGGACCATGGGCAAACAAAACTAAAGGTATGGTCTCTGACCTAGAGAAAATGTTACTATATCATCGTGACTCACATTTCATAGCAGGACATTTCAGGAGATATATTTTGTAGGGAATGAGGTATGAAGCATATAGTACAATATGGTGTCTGTATGTGCAAAATCTCCTTTGTTAGTAAATTATTCTTTTGTATCTATAATGCTTTAAATTGTTGGTTTCTGTGAGGTTTTAATCATATAAAATAGCACATGTAGtctgaaatacaaaaaaactatCCCAGATTATCTAAGGCTcaaatgagaaggaagaaaaatataacatttgGCAGAAGATACTTTCTTGACCGTAAATGTAACATCAACAAAACTGGTTCTACTCTGGCGGCAGTGTAAATATTACTCAAATACCTCAGAACTTCTTCGGCTTGCCAGGCcgcatcttcttcttcttcccaaGCATTGGTGTTTTCCTGCCAGGTATCTAAGTCACCTAATTCAGgctacaataaaacaaaataaaacaaaattacaacAGTCAGGAGCCATCCTTGGTGGCTTACacggtaaagagtctacctgcagtctggagtgcagaagacctgggttcgatccctaggtcaggaagatctcccagaaaaggaaatggtaacccgctccaggattcttgcctggagaatcccacagacagaagagcctggtgagccccagtccatggggtcacaaagagtcagacacgactgagcgactaacttcaCTTCATCCTTTTTCCACTCAGTGGTCAAGaagagtatatattttaaagcataacTCAGACCTCATCACTGCCCTGTGTCTTCTTCACTTTTTTATCACATCCTCTACAGGGTCAAATGACTGCCCCTGGTGTACCTGGAACTAAGGGGTTTCCTGAGACGCATGACCTTCCATATGCAAGTCTTAGCAAGTCCAGCTTTCTTCCTATTTCATGTTTTAAAGGATATTCCTTTAATATActaacttttcctttcctttcctaacttttcctttactttctcctACTTCAgttaggaaaaaataagaataggacATATcttctgtttgtctctctctcttgagTAAGAAGGAGTGTGTAagtgggggaaagaggagagagaggctgaCCGCACACTGGATTAGAGATGCTTGACTGGACTACTCTTGTGCTGGGGAGGTAAACTTGAAGAACCTACGTTTCCAACATAGTACAGTCATCTCCCTTTAAGCACAAGTAATTTTCTAGACTTTTCAATGGCACTTATTGTCTGGGTCCCAGTCAAAAATGCCAAGTCAGGAAAAATTTACTCTTTATTGGAGTACTTTTGTATTGTGCTTCCTTTAGCTTGTCTTACCTGATACCATTAGGCGGGCCACACTACCTCCCATCATTCCCTAGGGCAGGACTCTCAGTTCACTTTTTCCTTCCACAAACCAATGAAAATGCTCATTCTGGAATGTTTAGTTAGTGACgaaataattaaatgtataactgcataaaataatcaaaacataTCAATACTTAAAAGCTGGGGATGGGTTTGGACAGTGATGTGtcttaaaaatttcaaagatgAATCTGATGGCCTCCAAAGTTGAAAACATATACCTTCTTCACTACTTTTGTCCTTAAAAGTGTTGCATTTAAGTcaaatccattttaagttaaaccacattttaaatgtatatataagtcTTTAACATAACAATTCataatttacttaaaaacaaGCTGCTATTGAGGTTAAATTTTAGTGGTAATCTCTTTAAAggtcataattttatattttcacattttgtcTCCATCTTTTATGTGTGCAATGGACTCTGATCTTAGTACCTGATATAATTTAGAGTCTCATAAAAGGACAGGACTGGCAACTGCTCTTGATCTGCTAAACCAGTTTCAAAGTCATACAAATACTATGTTcaagtcattttaatttttttctttttccttaaagaaaacagaaatgaaaaaaagaaaagctcttgCCTAGATACAATTAACATACTTACAGATTGATGTATGAAAGGCATGTCTTGTGTAGCTGCTAGTCTACTAGAGAAGCCTGTGCTACCATCTGGGATGCCAAAATTTAATGGTTCTCGCTTCTTAATGATGATCTGAAAGATTAATTGAAATAGAATTACAGAAACATTTTACACACCACAAAAGGAGACAAATGAATTAACAGACCAAAGCATTTTATAATTATTCAAAATATGTTCTACCTTTCTTTCATGTtctatattttcttaaagaatctgcctgcagtgcgggagacctgggttcgatccctgggttgggaagatcccctggagaagggaaaggctacccactccagtattctggcctagagaattccacggactgtatagtccatggggtcgcaaagagccggacacgactgagcgcattCACTTTCACTCTGCTAGGATAGGTACACTGTCCTACCAAAAGTATAACCAGTTCTCTAAGCATGTGGCTACCTATGAGCACATTAACTCTTTCAAGCCAGTAGTATTAGCTTTGTACCTTAAAAGTACTTTCATTCTAATTTACTAAGGTATTACTTGTAATATACTAAGTTCCTATTAAGAGCAGCAATAGACTTTCGAAACAAAAAGCATTCATCTACTAAGAAATTCACTTAAAACTCCTTGAAAAATATACAACTTAATGCTTTTCAGCACTGAGACATTTGGACAACTCAATAAAAATGACTATGATTATAGTATGTCAATGTTATCAGCCTTGAACATCTAAAACTGACTGGAAGGTAGAAGAGGGTGAAAACCCTACTAGAGAACTGCAGAAAAAACAgtgtcttcattttataaaatatattcatatgaaatattttctatgCTTGATTGAATAAGAAATGGCACTTAAAGTAATTTTGTTGAAACAGCAGGATGACTGATGAGGTAGACTAGAATAAGAACATTACATTATTTGAATGGGTGTAAGGATGGTATGAAATAAACCCCCATTTACCACAGTGTGAAGTTGGTAGACAATACCTCTGACTGGCCTAGGAATAGCAAGATAAGAACACTGTATACAGATAAACAGAAAAAGTTTTGAGTGGCTGCTTTTAATAGAACTGGTTTGAAGAATGATGGGGCAGAAATCTACTGCTTTTCATTATAAGCTCTTCaatattctttaatttaaaaataaattttaaatctaCATGTGCTGTtttgataaaaagaaagaaaactgcttagccattgttctttttctaataatttcCTGCATATTGAGGTGACTGTCCACATTCAATTCAAAAGGGATAAAATAAAGTGTGAATGGCTATGCAAACCCACCACAATCACTCTAAGTTCTCAGAGCCCTGCATCAGTTTGATAATGTTATAAACAATGGATACTATCAGTATTATTGGTTCGTAGATATCACTATACTATGAATTCTTTTAAGGCTAGAACTGTATTTTATTCAGTTTAGTCTCCGCAGTAGAGACTGGAGTCTAGAATCTGACATATAGGAGGATTTCTATGAAcacttagaaataattttaaaagacgtGGGGCTACAATTTACCAGATCTATGGCCAGCTCACTTGAGTATATAAACTTCTCTAATATGACAAAAAACACAACTGACAGTTAGAAATAGGCTATCTACCAAATACTAAGTATACTGTCTACTTTTAATTATAGGAGTCTGAAGAGCAGTCTAATAGTTTAATTTCCAAGGGCACACATCTTTAATGTACCTTCTGGGTTTTCCTTATAGTTGGCGTCATGTCCTTAAAATAGTCAGGCTCCAGTTGTTCTAAAGCATTTTGTTGTGTTGCCACattcccatttcctccttcaatcttGACACTTGTGGGTGCATCCTCATCCCAGGAAGTCCACTCTTCCACATCTGTCTAAATTTAAATGATCAGCACTGTCAGTCAAAAATTTCATCATTCATTACAAAAATGAGCTTTCTACAACAGTggttttttccaaaattttttggccaatgggaaaatatacattttatgcCAGATAGCAAAACTAGATCAAAAGTTAAGAAAGAAACACTCTGTGAGTTAGACATTCTGTTCcaaccattaaaataaaaacaaccaaacaaagcaaaagaaaatgctTCAAAAACTGAACTGACATTAGAACTACAGCCCACAGAAAGAGGACCGGAACTTACAATCTGTCCCTAACTAGGTTTATTGcctgataaaataataaataataacattcTTTATAGGATTTAAATAAGATATAGTCCAAAacataatattcaaaaaaaaatccatgaagtAACTTGAAATTATTCAGCAAACAAGGAATCAACAAATCTCAACTTGAATGGAAAAAGTCAAGGGACAGACATCAAACCCAAGATGATACAAATGATGTAATTATCTAAGGCTTTAAATATGTTGTTGCAAAAATGCTCCAATAAGCAACAGCAAACACtcttaaaaccaaagaaaaaaatagaaaatctcagcagagaaacagaaaataaagaataaagttaaaattttagaataaagaaatttaacaataaaacaataaaaatcctGACCATAACTACCAAATTAATTTCATGACATATTAATGGTTTGCAACCCAGTTTGAAAAATATGGTTAGGGAGGACTTATTCAATGTACAAAAAAAGTTTTACCTGTTTGGGAACTGATGAATAATCAACTGTAGTTGGCAAAGTTATTTGGTCTCCACTTAATTTCCGTCCTCTACCAgatctaaaacaaaaatatgaaataatttatttcaagaaACCACCAAAACAAGCATAAGTAAAAGCACTAAAGATAGTAACTTAAGACTTATAGAGGTCTTCTGCAGCTTTAAATTATTTGATAATTAACAGTTGTTTgttaatatatgaaaagaaaagcatATATTAGATAtcttttcaatgttttaaaatactggaCCAGAATATCACACTGCTTTTTGGTTTAGGATTCAGAATTAGAGTCAAACTCAGGAGGACTataaagccaaaaacaaaaccagaaactgGTTTCAAATCATACTCCTGAGAGTTCTCTGAGTTCTGTAGGTGATGCTCTGGGATACCTACGCTGTTTTAACCAGGGTGGcctggcttttgtttgttttacatagTTGGTTTCTGAGTAAGATTACTATTAACtattaaaaagtttgaaaatcactggGTTGAATTGTAAACTGTACCCCGTAACTTTCAAGGATCAGTGAAGTACTACACTAAACAAGATAGGTATTGTCAGAGTTGTTAAGAGCATGGGCAATGGAATCTGTGTAAACCATGGTTTTCAATGTTACTTCTATTAATTATGAATCTAGTTAGAATTGCCTATGTCTGCgcctcagtatcctcatctgtaaaaggcaGGTATTCAAACCGACCTTTgcaaggttgttgtgaggatttaactgacatatttaaaatagtcagacatgagaCTGTGCCTActtttttgacattaaaaaatgatAGCTATTATAAATGATTAGTCACTTGCTTCATGTCAAATAATCTATGAAACACCTGCTTAGAGCTAGTTGATAAAGTCAGCTAAGTTTAGAAAtcctattttatttgtttaaaggaTGCATAAAAAAGTATTATAGTCTACTTTCTAAATTTATGATATAAACCTGTATTTCAGAGCACATGATCTAGGTTCCTTCTGACAATTAAGAAAAGCTTATTCTAACAAAGggtcagttttctttaaaattgaacATACAACCAATCCTAAATATGCTTACACTAACAAGAGAAATTTATAGTCATAATGCATgtctatgtgctcagtcatgtctgactctttgtatccccagggactgtaacccgccaggctccactgtccatggaattttccaggcaagaataatggaacaggttgccatttcctactccagggatcttccccacctagggatggaacccatatctcctgcattgcaggtggattctttaccactgagataccagggaaaccCGTATAGATGATAGAAATTTGCAATATCTTATATTAAAAGTAACCTATATTCAACAAGAATTTTTTGAAATAACAGATGCAAAGAGAAAAACACCTAGAATTTATCACCACAGTTAAAACAACTTATTCCTTTCAACCTCTAGTCTCCTGGCATTAATACCCATTCTCATCCTgctttaacctagatattttcTGGTCATGCTACTTTTAACAATAAATTCTATGCCACTTAATCCTCAGAGTTTTAGTAGTTATAAAATGGCCCTTTAGTCAGAGAATACATTCCctagcctcccttgcagctaggtgcCTAAGCTCTGGATAGTAGGCTGTGAACAGAATTATGTGTACTTTCTAAATCATATCCACTAAAAAAGAGAGCTGACTACCCTCCATTTCCTCTCTATCCAACTCTTACTCTGTAGGTGCTTTTTTCCCAGTACTCTAGGCCAAAAGAAATACCTAACAGTTCCACTGATTAAGTACGTAGGCCCAAACAATACTTATGTATGTCCTATCTGCTTAGTAGCCATTAGGAAAAAACAcatatgaaattaaagaaaaaacattttcatatCATTCTTTAATAACTACAATTACTTACTAATAGAATGTGTGTACCTGTTGGCTACTGTATAGCTTCTCAAGCCTTGGAATCAGACTGGACTCTGTCAGCTTCATTTTCTGTTCTATGTTAATTCTGATTTAGTGCTTGCCCTTAATTACAACCTAAAATCCTAGCTTTGTAAAGATAGGTCACTCCAAATACAAGTAAACAAAAACTTATCTCAAATATTTAAGAACATCATCAAAAGTAATACTGCAGGATCTAATGTTACAAACGTGAACTACCTTGAGCCAACAGATTGTATAATGTTCAATAGACATGATCACATTCAGCATGTTTTATTAGAAATTTAGAGTATCCTTCAGTACCCCTGTGAGTGTAATGCGAGCCCTGAAGTGCCCTGGCATACCATTCAGGAACTGTATCTCTTGGGTACAGTAGAATGACAAAATAGAAGGAATTCAAGTCTCCGAATGACTTACTGAAGCAGAAGGACTTACCTAGCCTGGACTCCCTGTACATTctggaatattatttaaaagatcaaaacaaagaaaatctattttctttggagtttttctgttaaactTTTCCCAATATAAACATAACACTCATAATGGACTATGTCAAGAAATACCTATGCTTAATTCCACCTAATCATCTTAAAAATATCCTGataataaaacaattatatacataaaaactTCATGATGATTATAACATGAAAGTTGGTTTGCTTATCTCTGAAATTCTACAGTACAGAATGCTATTTTAATGGAAGATGTAAGAATCTGATGAAAAGACCTGAACTTCTACTTTTTAGAtctgaaaaaacatataaaaatctgagaaaatattttttaaaatactagagATTAATGCATGAATACTGCAATCAAGATACTTAGCATAAATATAATATGCCCTGCCTTTTTGAAGTTATGAAGGTATCCAAAATTAGCAAGAAGGTAACCAGATCAATCTGAACATAAAATTTCTTTACCTGCATATTAACCTCTTTAGGAATGAGAATACTGTTGCTAGGCAAGTACAAACTTTAAATAACCGAAACTGTGTGATAGCCATGATGGAAAGCAAAACCTGTGGggaaaagcacaaaaataaatgcattaaggTGAT from Ovis aries strain OAR_USU_Benz2616 breed Rambouillet chromosome 9, ARS-UI_Ramb_v3.0, whole genome shotgun sequence encodes:
- the EBAG9 gene encoding receptor-binding cancer antigen expressed on SiSo cells, giving the protein MAITQFRLFKVCTCLATVFSFLKRLICRSGRGRKLSGDQITLPTTVDYSSVPKQTDVEEWTSWDEDAPTSVKIEGGNGNVATQQNALEQLEPDYFKDMTPTIRKTQKIIIKKREPLNFGIPDGSTGFSSRLAATQDMPFIHQSPELGDLDTWQENTNAWEEEEDAAWQAEEVLRQQKIADREKRAAEQQRKKMEKEAQRLMKKEQNKIGVKLS